One segment of Trachemys scripta elegans isolate TJP31775 chromosome 1, CAS_Tse_1.0, whole genome shotgun sequence DNA contains the following:
- the FGF23 gene encoding fibroblast growth factor 23, which yields MSQPSQCSRLDFMLFLLCSFKAIAAFPNFSPLLNPSWGNTDSLMHLYTSTEKNSFHLQINPDGYVDGTPHQSIYSALMIKSEHAGYVVITGVKSGRYLCMDVKGNIFGSHYFSQEDCIFKQRTLENGYDVYQSPKYNFLVSLGRAKQAFFPGMNPPPYSQFLPRRNEIPLIRFNTPEPHRHTRNADIDPLQILIPQGEAFDTGPQRLQTHFAHLPREPMRINPNDVVNPDDPLAMMDVRRNGSPRFYNTR from the exons ATGTCACAGCCCAGTCAGTGCAGCCGCTTGGACTTCATGCTGTTTCTGCTATGCAGCTTCAAGGCTATTGCTGCCTTTCCCAACTTCTCTCCACTGCTGAATCCCAGCTGGGGAAACACAGACAGCCTGATGCACTTGTACACATCTACTGAgaagaacagcttccatctgcAAATCAACCCCGATGGTTATGTTGATGGCACACCTCACCAATCCATTTACA GTGCCCTAATGATCAAATCTGAGCATGCTGGCTATGTGGTGATAACTGGTGTAAAGAGCGGGCGCTACCTATGTATGGACGTTAAAGGAAATATCTTTGGATCG CATTACTTCAGTCAAGAGGACTGCATATTTAAACAAAGAACACTAGAAAATGGATACGATGTGTACCAATCTCCCAAGTACAACTTTCTGGTCAGCCTGGGCAGGGCTAAACAAGCTTTCTTCCCTGGTATGAATCCACCACCGTACTCCCAGTTTTTGCCCAGGAGAAATGAAATCCCTCTGATCCGATTCAACACACCTGAACCCCACAGGCACACTAGAAATGCAGACATTGATCCCCTCCAGATTTTGATCCCACAGGGAGAAGCCTTTGACACAGGACCTCAGAGGTTGCAGACTCACTTTGCTCACCTGCCTAGAGAACCCATGAGAATCAATCCAAATGATGTGGTCAACCCAGATGACCCACTCGCCATGATGGATGTCAGAAGGAATGGAAGTCCACGCTTTTACAATACAAGATAG